One genomic region from Sphingomicrobium aestuariivivum encodes:
- a CDS encoding alpha/beta fold hydrolase: MKTERIKLSTGISLNVATAGPGDARPVILLHGFPESHRTWRGIVPLLEDRFRLIMPDQRGFGGSDKPHDLDDYRTDKAIADLLALAEALGHDRFSLVGHDWGGAVAWAAALRGGPHIERLAIINSPHPLIFQKTLIDDPAQREASQYMRRFRETAMEEHIREMGLETFFEKSFAPHVDLASIPDEDRRAYLEEWGGERALEGMLAWYRAGPILVPAMDEEDVPYPDWVMTGVPKIRIPTLVVWGMKDPALLPCQLDGLDALVEDLTVKKIDDAGHFVPWEKPEPVAEALHAFLG; encoded by the coding sequence ATGAAGACCGAGCGTATCAAGCTGTCGACCGGCATCAGCCTCAACGTCGCCACCGCCGGTCCCGGGGACGCGCGGCCCGTCATCCTCCTCCACGGCTTTCCCGAATCGCACCGCACGTGGCGCGGGATCGTGCCGCTGCTCGAGGACCGCTTCCGGCTCATCATGCCCGACCAGCGGGGGTTCGGCGGGTCGGACAAGCCGCACGACCTCGATGACTATCGCACCGACAAGGCGATTGCAGACCTGCTCGCGCTGGCCGAGGCGCTGGGGCACGACAGGTTCAGCCTCGTCGGCCATGACTGGGGCGGTGCGGTGGCCTGGGCGGCGGCGCTCAGGGGCGGGCCGCATATCGAACGCCTCGCCATCATCAATTCGCCCCACCCGCTCATCTTCCAGAAAACGCTGATCGACGATCCCGCCCAGCGCGAGGCGAGCCAGTATATGCGCCGCTTCCGCGAGACGGCGATGGAAGAGCATATCCGCGAAATGGGGCTCGAGACCTTCTTCGAGAAGAGCTTTGCGCCGCATGTCGACCTCGCTTCCATCCCCGACGAGGATCGCAGGGCCTATCTTGAGGAATGGGGCGGCGAACGCGCGCTCGAGGGCATGCTCGCCTGGTATCGCGCGGGGCCGATCCTCGTGCCCGCGATGGACGAGGAGGATGTGCCCTATCCCGACTGGGTGATGACGGGCGTGCCGAAAATCCGCATCCCCACGCTGGTCGTCTGGGGGATGAAGGACCCGGCCCTCCTGCCCTGCCAGCTGGACGGGCTCGATGCACTGGTCGAGGACCTGACCGTCAAGAAGATCGACGATGCGGGTCATTTCGTCCCGTGGGAGAAGCCCGAACCGGTGGCCGAAGCGCTACACGCCTTCCTCGGCTAG
- a CDS encoding DUF2332 domain-containing protein, which produces MMTATPAQAFSNQVDYCRANGAPLTAAIVKAVWDGLDPESALGRLVHDWPRDPLHDVVPLRVAAGLQALHLSGAEPRLTPLYAGELRREEVGPLVAAVLATHEAAILPWMKGPPQTNEAGRAAGLMAGLKWLAGQGLGPRFELVEIGSSAGINLMLDRFRIDLGGTRAGPADSPVRLAPKWKGPPPPDAPVEIISTTGCDRDPLDLSSEADRIRLAAYVWPEMKERTARLHAVFDLAEAHGAPHVVHADAAEFVETQLAAPRANHVTRVLMHSLVWQYLPVETQARIRLAMEEAGRAATPAQPLAWVSLEGDRTLLRHVLKVRYWPRGEAEVTLAHGHAHGGWIDWLAEEGV; this is translated from the coding sequence ATGATGACCGCCACTCCTGCACAGGCCTTTTCGAACCAGGTCGACTATTGCCGCGCCAATGGCGCGCCGCTCACTGCCGCCATCGTGAAGGCGGTGTGGGACGGGCTCGATCCCGAAAGCGCGCTCGGGCGGCTGGTCCACGACTGGCCGCGCGATCCGCTGCACGATGTCGTGCCGCTGCGCGTCGCGGCGGGGTTGCAGGCGCTCCATCTGTCGGGCGCCGAGCCGCGCCTTACGCCGCTTTATGCGGGCGAACTGCGGCGTGAGGAGGTCGGGCCCCTCGTCGCCGCGGTGCTCGCAACGCATGAGGCTGCGATCCTGCCGTGGATGAAGGGGCCGCCGCAGACCAACGAGGCGGGCCGCGCGGCCGGGCTGATGGCGGGGCTGAAATGGCTGGCGGGCCAAGGGCTCGGCCCGCGCTTCGAGCTGGTCGAAATCGGCTCGAGCGCGGGCATCAACCTCATGCTGGACCGTTTCCGCATCGACCTCGGCGGCACGCGCGCCGGCCCTGCGGACAGCCCCGTCCGGCTCGCGCCCAAATGGAAAGGCCCCCCGCCGCCCGACGCGCCGGTCGAGATCATCTCTACCACCGGCTGCGACCGCGACCCGCTCGACCTTTCGAGCGAGGCGGACCGCATCCGCCTTGCTGCCTATGTCTGGCCCGAGATGAAAGAGCGCACCGCGCGGCTCCATGCCGTCTTCGACCTCGCCGAGGCCCACGGCGCTCCGCATGTCGTCCACGCCGATGCCGCCGAGTTCGTCGAGACGCAGCTTGCCGCGCCGCGAGCGAATCACGTCACCCGCGTGCTGATGCACAGCCTCGTCTGGCAATATCTGCCGGTAGAGACGCAAGCCCGTATCCGCCTCGCGATGGAGGAGGCGGGGAGGGCGGCCACCCCAGCGCAGCCGCTCGCCTGGGTCAGCCTCGAGGGCGACCGCACGCTGCTGCGCCATGTGCTGAAGGTCCGCTACTGGCCGCGCGGGGAGGCGGAAGTCACGCTCGCGCACGGACATGCGCATGGCGGCTGGATCGATTGGCTAGCCGAGGAAGGCGTGTAG
- the nusB gene encoding transcription antitermination factor NusB yields MSRSKSRSAARLAAVQALYQQEMEGTGTAQLIHEFHEHRLGQVIEDVQYAEAEVLFFDDIVAGVLARKDDLDEKISAKLSEGWSLDRLDRAMRAILRAGTYELVARADVPRGAVIDEYVDVADAFFEQREKGFVNGLLDAIAKDVRG; encoded by the coding sequence ATGTCGAGATCGAAAAGCCGTTCCGCCGCGCGGCTCGCCGCCGTCCAGGCCCTCTACCAGCAGGAAATGGAAGGCACGGGCACCGCGCAGCTCATCCACGAATTCCACGAACACCGCCTCGGGCAGGTGATCGAGGACGTGCAATATGCCGAGGCCGAAGTGCTGTTCTTCGACGACATCGTCGCGGGCGTGCTGGCGCGCAAGGACGATCTCGACGAGAAGATCTCGGCCAAGCTCAGTGAAGGCTGGAGCCTCGACCGTCTCGACCGCGCGATGCGCGCCATCCTGCGCGCGGGCACCTACGAGCTGGTCGCGCGCGCCGACGTGCCGCGCGGTGCGGTGATCGACGAATATGTCGATGTCGCCGACGCCTTCTTCGAGCAGCGCGAAAAGGGCTTCGTCAACGGCCTGCTCGACGCCATCGCCAAGGATGTGCGCGGCTAG
- a CDS encoding alpha/beta hydrolase — protein sequence MLALLAGLQDAPPAQVPPVDAAGLTSDQVTAEGPEDTLPGAAALPAISSGRITQMMFADGAAAGVGEVWVWTPPSYGRDPRARFPVLYMHDGQNLFDPAFTNYGKEWGMDEAITRLSRRGDLREWIVVGIRSPETRWLSLFPEKLLDFLPPQRRAALAATIGEERLDRSAFRGDEYLDWVVTRLKPYIDRRYPTHADPANTAVMGASMGGLMSLYAVAEYPKVFGQGAGLSTHFALGNPIEDEAEVPAHVADMVAAWDAYLDSTHIDPEMNMLYVDHGTATLDASYEPYYVAFAEMMTKGGWAPTHFESRRFKGAEHDEDGWRERVDIPLGFLDRYDP from the coding sequence ATGTTGGCCCTGTTGGCTGGCCTGCAGGATGCCCCGCCGGCACAAGTGCCGCCCGTCGATGCCGCCGGCCTGACAAGCGACCAGGTGACTGCCGAAGGCCCCGAGGACACGCTGCCGGGCGCCGCCGCGCTGCCGGCCATTTCCTCGGGCCGTATCACCCAGATGATGTTCGCCGATGGCGCCGCCGCCGGTGTCGGCGAGGTGTGGGTCTGGACCCCGCCATCCTATGGCCGCGACCCGCGTGCCCGCTTTCCCGTTCTCTACATGCATGACGGCCAGAACCTGTTCGACCCCGCCTTCACCAATTACGGCAAGGAATGGGGGATGGACGAGGCGATCACGCGATTGAGCCGTCGCGGCGACCTGCGTGAATGGATCGTCGTCGGCATCCGCAGCCCCGAGACGCGCTGGCTCTCGCTCTTTCCGGAAAAGCTGCTCGACTTCCTGCCGCCCCAGCGACGCGCTGCGCTGGCCGCGACGATCGGCGAGGAACGGCTCGACCGCTCGGCCTTTCGCGGCGACGAGTATCTCGACTGGGTGGTCACGCGCCTCAAGCCCTATATCGACCGCCGCTATCCGACCCATGCCGACCCCGCCAACACGGCGGTGATGGGCGCCTCGATGGGCGGGCTGATGAGCCTTTATGCGGTGGCCGAATATCCCAAGGTGTTCGGGCAGGGCGCGGGGCTTTCCACCCATTTCGCGCTTGGCAACCCGATCGAGGACGAGGCGGAAGTGCCCGCGCATGTCGCCGACATGGTCGCGGCGTGGGACGCCTATCTCGATTCGACCCACATCGATCCCGAGATGAACATGCTCTACGTCGATCATGGCACCGCCACGCTCGATGCAAGCTACGAACCCTATTATGTCGCCTTTGCGGAAATGATGACGAAGGGCGGCTGGGCGCCGACCCATTTCGAGAGCCGCCGCTTCAAGGGCGCCGAGCATGACGAGGACGGCTGGCGCGAGCGGGTCGACATCCCGCTCGGCTTTCTCGACCGCTACGACCCGTAA
- the thiL gene encoding thiamine-phosphate kinase, giving the protein MKPSSSLEARLHARLRLLADHPAAAGLADDVAHLDGRVLTHDTIVEGVHYRADDPPESVGWKLAAVNLSDLAAKGARPVGALLSLTIGAPLGDSEAGEWEERFLAGLAAAGESYGLPLIGGDTVALPSGAPRVLGLTAIGEPAGPPPRRDGARDGDLLLLVGTLGGAMAGLEALDKDAAAEGPLVDIYRRPVPLLAAGQALAPFAHAMMDVSDGLLLDARRMAQASGLGASIDLGALPLEAAFVAEKGDTRASRLFAATGGDDYALLAAIAPEDEDVVRQSLPRRARVEIVGRLASGTGLALTHDGEPVALPERLGHEHDRD; this is encoded by the coding sequence GTGAAGCCGTCATCGAGCCTCGAGGCGCGGCTGCACGCGCGTCTCCGGCTGCTCGCCGACCATCCTGCCGCTGCCGGGCTTGCCGACGATGTCGCGCATCTCGACGGCCGCGTGCTGACCCATGACACCATTGTCGAAGGGGTACATTACCGCGCCGACGACCCACCCGAGAGCGTGGGCTGGAAGCTTGCCGCGGTGAACCTGTCGGACCTCGCTGCCAAGGGTGCGCGGCCCGTCGGTGCGCTCCTGTCGCTGACCATCGGCGCGCCCCTCGGGGACAGCGAAGCGGGCGAATGGGAAGAGCGGTTCCTGGCGGGCCTCGCGGCGGCGGGCGAGAGCTACGGCCTGCCGCTCATCGGCGGCGACACGGTCGCGCTACCGTCAGGCGCGCCGCGCGTCCTCGGCCTCACCGCGATCGGCGAGCCGGCAGGACCGCCCCCGCGCCGCGACGGCGCGCGGGACGGCGACCTCCTCCTCCTCGTCGGCACGCTTGGCGGGGCGATGGCGGGGCTCGAGGCGCTCGACAAGGACGCCGCCGCCGAAGGGCCGCTGGTCGACATCTACCGCCGCCCCGTGCCGCTGCTGGCGGCGGGACAGGCGCTGGCGCCCTTTGCCCATGCGATGATGGACGTGTCCGACGGGCTGCTGCTCGATGCGCGGCGCATGGCGCAGGCGAGCGGGCTCGGCGCGAGCATCGACCTCGGCGCGCTGCCGCTCGAAGCCGCTTTCGTCGCGGAGAAAGGCGACACGCGCGCCTCGCGGCTGTTCGCGGCGACGGGCGGCGACGATTATGCGCTGCTCGCCGCCATCGCCCCCGAAGACGAGGATGTGGTAAGACAATCTTTACCAAGACGGGCGAGGGTGGAGATCGTCGGACGATTGGCGTCCGGCACCGGTCTTGCCCTCACCCATGACGGCGAACCGGTCGCACTGCCCGAAAGGCTCGGCCATGAACATGATCGCGATTGA
- a CDS encoding sodium-translocating pyrophosphatase, with product MDLVLIAIACGVVALLYGIITSRQVLGAPAGNERMVEVAGAIQEGAKAYLKRQYTAITIVGIAVAIVVLLFLGVVAAIGFAIGAILSGVAGFIGMNVSVGANVRTAEAARTSLQGGLTMAFRSGAVTGLLVVGLALLAIAGYFAYLIGPGGYAADDSTVVIGLTALALGASLVSIFARLGGGIFTKAADVGADLVGKVEAGIPEDDPRNPAVIADNVGDNVGDCAGMAADLFETYVVTVGITMVLTALLLGPVAGDLLVPLMALPLLIGGACILTSVIGTYFVKLSGNSTNVMAAMYKGFIVSAVLAVPLIWFAIQFALGDMTAEIGGVMTDVDPGAPLAEEGTTTLSAFTGMDLFWCAMVGLVVTGLIIFITEYYTGTNYRPVKSIAKASETGHGTNVIQGLAISLEATALPTLLFVVAIVIAFQLAGLMGLAYAATAMLSLAGMVVALDAYGPVTDNAGGIAEMSGLDDSVREKTDLLDAVGNTTKAVTKGYAIGSAALAALVLFAAYTTDLRKYFPDTDVDFSLENPYVIVGLLLGALLPYLFGALGMTAVGRAAGDVVIDVREQFKAKPGIMDGSERPDYAKTVDLVTKAAIKEMIVPSLLPVLAPVVVYFAVTAVAGQQNGFAALGALLLGVIVSGLFVALSMTSGGGAWDNAKKYIEDGNHGGKGSEAHKAAVTGDTVGDPYKDTAGPAVNPMIKITNIVAILLLAALAGAGHGLI from the coding sequence ATGGATCTGGTGTTGATCGCGATTGCCTGCGGCGTCGTTGCGCTGCTCTACGGCATCATTACCTCCCGCCAGGTGCTCGGCGCACCGGCGGGCAACGAGCGTATGGTCGAGGTGGCCGGCGCCATCCAGGAAGGCGCCAAGGCGTATCTCAAGCGCCAATATACGGCGATCACCATCGTCGGCATCGCCGTGGCGATTGTCGTGCTGCTCTTCCTCGGCGTGGTCGCCGCGATCGGTTTTGCCATCGGCGCCATCCTGTCGGGTGTCGCGGGCTTCATCGGCATGAACGTCTCGGTCGGCGCCAATGTGCGCACCGCCGAAGCCGCCCGCACCAGCCTGCAGGGCGGCCTGACCATGGCCTTCCGGTCGGGCGCGGTGACGGGGCTTCTCGTTGTCGGCCTCGCGCTGCTCGCGATCGCGGGCTACTTCGCCTATCTCATCGGGCCCGGCGGCTATGCGGCCGACGACAGCACCGTCGTCATCGGCCTCACTGCCCTCGCGCTCGGCGCGAGCCTCGTGTCGATCTTCGCGCGTCTTGGCGGCGGCATCTTCACCAAGGCCGCCGACGTCGGTGCCGACCTCGTCGGCAAGGTCGAAGCCGGCATCCCCGAGGACGATCCCCGCAACCCTGCCGTGATCGCCGATAACGTGGGCGACAATGTCGGCGACTGCGCGGGCATGGCGGCCGATCTGTTCGAAACCTATGTCGTCACCGTCGGCATCACCATGGTGCTCACCGCGCTGCTGCTCGGCCCCGTTGCGGGCGACCTGCTCGTACCGCTCATGGCGCTGCCGCTCCTTATCGGGGGCGCGTGCATCCTGACCAGCGTCATCGGCACCTATTTCGTCAAGCTCTCGGGCAATTCGACCAACGTGATGGCGGCCATGTACAAGGGCTTCATCGTCTCGGCGGTGCTCGCCGTGCCGCTCATCTGGTTCGCCATCCAGTTCGCGCTTGGTGACATGACCGCCGAAATCGGCGGCGTGATGACCGACGTCGATCCGGGCGCGCCGCTCGCCGAAGAGGGCACGACCACGCTCAGCGCCTTCACCGGCATGGACCTGTTCTGGTGCGCCATGGTGGGCCTCGTCGTCACCGGCCTCATCATCTTCATCACCGAATATTACACGGGCACCAACTACCGCCCCGTGAAGTCAATCGCCAAGGCCTCGGAAACGGGTCACGGCACCAACGTCATCCAGGGCCTCGCCATCAGCCTCGAGGCGACCGCGCTGCCGACGCTCCTGTTCGTCGTCGCCATCGTCATCGCCTTCCAGCTGGCAGGCCTGATGGGGCTGGCCTATGCGGCCACCGCGATGCTCAGCCTCGCAGGGATGGTCGTGGCGCTCGACGCCTATGGCCCCGTCACCGACAATGCCGGCGGCATCGCCGAAATGTCGGGTCTCGATGACAGCGTGCGCGAGAAGACCGACCTTCTCGACGCGGTCGGCAACACGACCAAGGCGGTGACCAAGGGTTATGCCATCGGTTCGGCGGCGCTCGCGGCGCTCGTCCTGTTCGCGGCCTATACGACCGATCTCCGGAAGTATTTCCCCGACACCGATGTCGATTTCAGCCTCGAGAATCCTTACGTGATCGTCGGCCTGCTCCTCGGCGCGCTGCTGCCCTACCTCTTCGGTGCCCTCGGCATGACCGCGGTCGGCCGTGCGGCGGGCGACGTCGTCATCGACGTGCGCGAGCAGTTCAAGGCCAAGCCCGGCATCATGGACGGTTCGGAACGCCCCGATTACGCCAAGACGGTCGATCTCGTGACCAAGGCAGCGATCAAGGAAATGATCGTCCCCTCGCTCCTGCCGGTGCTCGCGCCGGTGGTGGTCTATTTCGCGGTCACCGCGGTGGCGGGCCAGCAGAACGGCTTTGCCGCGCTGGGTGCGCTGCTCCTCGGCGTCATCGTCTCGGGGCTCTTCGTGGCCCTCTCGATGACCTCGGGCGGCGGTGCCTGGGATAACGCCAAGAAATATATCGAGGACGGCAATCACGGCGGCAAGGGCAGTGAAGCCCACAAGGCCGCGGTGACGGGCGACACGGTCGGCGATCCCTACAAGGATACCGCGGGTCCGGCCGTCAATCCGATGATCAAGATCACCAACATCGTCGCGATCCTGCTGCTCGCGGCGCTGGCGGGGGCGGGTCACGGGCTGATCTGA
- the infA gene encoding translation initiation factor IF-1 gives MAKEELLEMRGRVVELLPNAMFRVELENGHEILGHTAGKMRKNRIRVLTGDEVLVELTPYDLTKGRITYRFK, from the coding sequence TTGGCCAAGGAAGAACTTCTCGAGATGCGGGGTCGGGTGGTCGAGCTGCTGCCCAACGCGATGTTCCGCGTCGAGCTGGAGAACGGCCATGAGATCCTCGGGCACACCGCCGGCAAGATGCGCAAGAACCGCATCCGCGTGCTGACCGGCGACGAAGTCCTCGTCGAGCTGACCCCCTACGATTTGACCAAGGGTCGGATCACCTACCGCTTCAAGTAA
- a CDS encoding Maf family protein — MKLVLASASPRRRELLARIHVTPDLIDPADIDEDPKAGELPRPHAGRLASEKAAVVAARHPDALVLAGDTVVAVGRRILPKAEDEQTLRDCLALLSGRRHRVFTGIAAVAPDGRKWEKVVETIVAMKRLSQDEIDTYAAMTEEWMGKAGGYGLQGYGEVYVRFIHGSHSNVVGLPLAETRNMLKAAGYPLA; from the coding sequence ATGAAGCTTGTCCTCGCCTCGGCATCGCCCCGCCGCCGCGAATTGCTGGCGCGCATCCATGTGACGCCCGACCTGATCGATCCCGCCGATATCGACGAGGATCCGAAGGCGGGCGAACTGCCGCGCCCCCATGCCGGCCGCCTCGCGTCGGAAAAGGCGGCGGTAGTCGCCGCGCGTCACCCCGACGCGCTCGTGCTGGCGGGCGATACGGTGGTCGCGGTCGGGCGCCGCATCCTGCCCAAGGCCGAGGACGAGCAGACGCTGCGCGACTGCCTCGCCTTGCTCTCGGGCCGCCGCCACCGCGTCTTCACCGGCATTGCCGCCGTCGCCCCCGACGGGCGCAAGTGGGAGAAGGTCGTCGAGACCATCGTCGCCATGAAGCGCCTCAGCCAGGACGAGATCGACACCTACGCCGCCATGACCGAGGAATGGATGGGCAAGGCCGGCGGCTATGGCCTGCAGGGCTATGGCGAGGTCTATGTCCGCTTCATCCACGGCAGCCATTCGAACGTCGTCGGCCTGCCGCTCGCCGAGACGCGCAACATGCTGAAAGCAGCGGGATACCCCCTTGCCTGA
- a CDS encoding ribonuclease E/G gives MPEWILEEGIGETRAALIEGDDILEARVRRHGVTPAGTILDAKLLAIAPRVTVEANGEQFLLPRGASGISEGATIRIRVTREALGGAEPWKRALAIQSDEAPAPAPPLADGTPGTITGWDDLIEEARTGMIDFDGGQLRIEPTSAMTMIDVDGWLVADKLSQMAAWASARAIRRLDLGGATGIDFPTIEGKEAKKQVGDILDMYLEKPFERTAMNGFGFVQVVRPRTRASLIDLAADRAAFEARALLRRAERHVGATRIEAHPAVIAALRPDWIAALERKVGGTVTLEPRPDLSLSGATVQGA, from the coding sequence TTGCCTGAGTGGATCCTCGAGGAAGGCATCGGCGAGACCCGCGCCGCGCTCATCGAGGGCGATGACATTCTCGAGGCCCGCGTCCGTCGTCATGGCGTGACGCCCGCGGGCACGATCCTCGATGCAAAGCTTCTCGCCATCGCCCCCCGTGTCACGGTGGAAGCGAACGGCGAACAATTCCTCCTGCCGCGCGGCGCAAGCGGGATCAGCGAGGGCGCGACCATCCGCATCCGCGTCACCCGCGAGGCGCTGGGCGGCGCGGAGCCGTGGAAGCGCGCGCTCGCCATCCAGAGCGACGAGGCCCCCGCCCCTGCCCCGCCTCTGGCGGACGGCACACCCGGCACGATAACCGGCTGGGACGACCTCATCGAGGAAGCCCGCACCGGCATGATCGACTTCGACGGCGGCCAACTGCGCATCGAGCCGACCAGCGCCATGACCATGATCGACGTCGACGGCTGGCTCGTCGCCGACAAGCTCTCGCAGATGGCCGCCTGGGCGAGCGCCCGCGCCATCCGCCGCCTCGATCTTGGCGGCGCGACCGGCATCGACTTCCCCACCATCGAGGGCAAGGAGGCGAAGAAACAGGTCGGCGACATCCTCGACATGTATCTCGAAAAACCCTTCGAGCGGACCGCGATGAACGGCTTCGGCTTCGTTCAGGTCGTGCGCCCCAGGACGCGCGCCAGCCTCATCGATCTCGCCGCCGACCGCGCCGCCTTTGAGGCCCGCGCCCTCCTGCGCCGCGCCGAACGCCACGTCGGCGCCACGCGAATCGAGGCCCACCCCGCCGTCATCGCCGCGCTGCGCCCCGACTGGATCGCCGCATTGGAGCGCAAGGTCGGCGGCACGGTAACGCTCGAACCCCGCCCCGACCTCTCGCTGTCAGGCGCGACGGTCCAGGGCGCATAA
- a CDS encoding dienelactone hydrolase family protein, whose protein sequence is MCKRSPLDPDLLKMSRRRFAVLGLATTLAACAGGGMGSPKGLRERRVSISTASGTMDGFFVHPKGEASAAVIMWPDIAGLRPAFEVMARRLAATGRAVLVANQYYRTGTAPLFDDFADFREQEGFSKGRPWRQALTPEAIAADTRAIVNWLDEEDAVESDAGIGVQGYCMGGPFAFRSATARPDRIAAVASFHGGGLVTDAPDSPHRQLSGSEAAYLVAIAQDDDAEEPENKSVLRGAMAATGRPAEIEVYAGDHGWTVLDSPAYDEAAAERAFGRLRALYDRVLG, encoded by the coding sequence ATGTGCAAGCGCTCGCCCCTCGACCCCGACCTGCTCAAGATGAGCCGCCGCCGCTTCGCGGTGCTCGGCCTCGCCACCACGCTCGCGGCCTGCGCGGGCGGCGGCATGGGCAGCCCCAAGGGCCTGCGCGAGCGCCGCGTCTCCATTTCCACCGCCAGCGGCACGATGGACGGCTTCTTCGTCCACCCGAAGGGCGAGGCGTCCGCCGCCGTCATCATGTGGCCCGACATCGCCGGCCTGCGCCCTGCCTTCGAAGTGATGGCGCGCCGGCTCGCCGCCACCGGCCGCGCAGTGCTCGTCGCCAATCAATATTATCGCACCGGCACCGCCCCCCTGTTCGACGACTTCGCCGACTTCCGCGAGCAGGAGGGTTTCTCCAAGGGCCGCCCGTGGCGACAGGCGCTCACCCCCGAGGCGATCGCCGCCGATACCCGCGCCATCGTCAACTGGCTCGACGAAGAGGACGCCGTCGAAAGCGATGCCGGCATCGGGGTGCAGGGCTATTGCATGGGCGGTCCCTTCGCCTTCCGCTCGGCCACCGCGCGGCCCGACCGCATCGCGGCGGTCGCGAGCTTTCACGGCGGCGGGCTGGTGACCGACGCGCCTGACAGCCCGCACCGCCAGCTCTCGGGCAGCGAGGCCGCCTATCTCGTCGCCATCGCGCAGGACGACGATGCCGAGGAACCCGAGAACAAGTCGGTGCTGCGCGGCGCGATGGCCGCCACCGGTCGCCCCGCCGAGATCGAGGTCTATGCGGGCGACCATGGCTGGACCGTACTCGACAGCCCCGCTTACGACGAGGCCGCCGCCGAGCGTGCCTTCGGCCGCCTGCGCGCGCTTTACGACCGCGTGCTGGGTTGA